A stretch of the Vibrio aphrogenes genome encodes the following:
- the nhaC gene encoding Na+/H+ antiporter NhaC: MKHQATRLPSLIQVFISLGLFLLLAFSFTAKFDLPIQLALYIGWFIVITLGIQLGHKYKALEKAALKGISNGLGAVLILLAVGALVGTWISGGIVPTIIYYGLKAIHPSIFLLATMIICSLTALATGTSWGAAGTAGIAMMGIGQGLGVPAPITAGAVLSGCYFGDKMSPLSDSVILASSMSQVEVMEHIKGMLPIALISYIITGILFTLFGFHYAGKVDMSQVQGVIEAMEQQFTITPLSFIPVIIVLSLLAMRMPSFPVISFGSLLGVVWAVFVQDIDFLTAFNTAWAPYSISSGVEFIDAILNRGGMSSMLGSVAVIVFGLGFGGLLDKVGILETVAKLFEKRIQSAGSLASSTIATAFMGNIFGSAMYVSLILTPKICAKNYDRLGYQRKNLSRNAEFGGTLTSGMVPWSDNGIYMASILGVATLSYAPFMWLTFICIFVTILCSYMGWFVDKCEPIHVDEAEAEAAPLQTQVTQ; encoded by the coding sequence ATGAAGCATCAGGCAACACGTTTACCCAGTCTTATACAGGTCTTTATTTCACTAGGACTCTTTTTGTTACTGGCATTTTCATTTACTGCTAAATTCGATCTTCCCATCCAACTGGCATTGTATATTGGCTGGTTCATAGTGATCACTTTAGGCATTCAATTAGGCCATAAATATAAAGCGTTAGAGAAAGCCGCCTTAAAGGGTATTTCAAATGGATTAGGCGCTGTTCTAATCTTATTAGCCGTTGGCGCTCTGGTCGGAACTTGGATTTCCGGCGGGATCGTGCCCACGATTATTTATTACGGATTGAAAGCCATCCATCCCTCCATTTTCCTATTAGCAACCATGATCATCTGTTCTTTGACGGCGCTAGCAACTGGCACCTCATGGGGCGCAGCAGGTACTGCAGGCATTGCGATGATGGGGATTGGTCAAGGTTTAGGGGTTCCTGCGCCAATCACGGCAGGTGCGGTCCTTTCCGGTTGTTATTTCGGTGATAAAATGTCGCCACTGTCTGACTCAGTGATTTTGGCGTCTTCCATGTCTCAAGTTGAAGTCATGGAGCACATCAAAGGTATGCTGCCGATCGCTCTCATCAGTTACATCATCACCGGGATCTTGTTTACTTTATTTGGCTTCCATTACGCAGGTAAAGTCGACATGTCTCAAGTACAAGGTGTGATTGAAGCCATGGAGCAACAATTTACCATTACCCCACTGTCGTTTATCCCTGTGATCATCGTGTTGAGCTTATTAGCCATGAGAATGCCATCATTCCCTGTGATTAGCTTTGGTTCATTATTAGGGGTGGTTTGGGCTGTTTTCGTGCAAGATATCGACTTTTTAACTGCATTTAACACCGCTTGGGCACCTTACAGCATCAGCTCTGGTGTGGAATTTATTGATGCCATTCTTAACCGTGGTGGGATGTCGTCAATGCTGGGCTCTGTGGCTGTGATTGTGTTTGGTTTAGGTTTTGGTGGCCTGTTGGATAAAGTTGGCATCCTAGAAACCGTCGCGAAACTCTTTGAAAAACGCATTCAAAGCGCAGGTTCATTGGCCTCAAGCACCATTGCAACGGCCTTCATGGGGAACATCTTCGGTTCTGCAATGTATGTGTCTTTGATCTTAACGCCAAAAATCTGTGCCAAAAATTATGATCGCTTAGGTTACCAACGTAAGAACCTTTCTCGTAATGCGGAATTTGGTGGCACATTGACATCAGGCATGGTGCCTTGGAGTGATAACGGTATTTACATGGCGAGTATTTTAGGTGTTGCAACGCTTTCATATGCGCCGTTCATGTGGCTGACCTTTATCTGTATCTTTGTCACTATCTTATGTTCTTACATGGGCTGGTTTGTCGACAAATGTGAGCCAATCCATGTTGATGAAGCAGAAGCAGAAGCTGCACCATTACAAACACAAGTGACCCAATAG
- a CDS encoding patatin-like phospholipase family protein produces the protein MVKKALVVEGGAMRGIFASGVLDSFLHHDYNPFDFVMGVSAGASNLVGYLAEQPERSFRVITELATSRQFFNPLRFMKGGDLVDVKWLIDESNRQYPFDKDKVFQRVPFYAAATNVETGRADYYRITAENHVKALEATAALPIAYKQTPCFSGECYTDGGVSDSIPVIEAYRRGARDITVILSHPLSYEMQSPKTTWLTKKLFARHPHIARSMLLRARNYNKSLDFIKHFPEDAVIRVIAPPENFAVKRLTMKKHMLEEGYEMGLKSGELHLSHRSMTLKK, from the coding sequence ATGGTGAAAAAAGCGTTAGTGGTTGAAGGTGGGGCAATGAGAGGTATTTTTGCCAGTGGGGTATTAGATAGCTTTCTTCATCATGATTATAATCCGTTTGATTTTGTGATGGGCGTTTCAGCTGGAGCATCCAACTTAGTAGGCTATTTGGCGGAACAACCGGAAAGAAGTTTTCGCGTGATCACTGAATTAGCCACGAGTCGACAATTTTTTAATCCGCTGCGCTTTATGAAAGGTGGCGACTTAGTCGATGTAAAATGGTTAATTGATGAATCGAATCGTCAATATCCGTTTGATAAAGATAAAGTCTTTCAACGTGTGCCATTTTATGCCGCTGCGACCAATGTAGAGACAGGACGAGCGGATTACTATCGCATTACCGCTGAAAACCATGTTAAAGCTTTAGAAGCGACCGCGGCACTCCCTATCGCCTATAAACAAACGCCGTGTTTTTCTGGTGAGTGTTATACCGATGGTGGGGTATCAGATTCCATTCCCGTGATTGAAGCTTATCGTCGTGGTGCACGTGATATCACAGTCATTTTATCGCATCCATTAAGTTATGAAATGCAATCACCTAAAACAACCTGGCTTACCAAAAAGTTATTTGCTCGTCACCCTCATATCGCGCGTTCCATGTTATTAAGGGCTCGTAACTATAATAAGTCACTCGATTTTATTAAACACTTTCCAGAAGATGCGGTGATTCGAGTGATTGCGCCGCCAGAAAACTTTGCCGTTAAGCGCCTAACTATGAAAAAACACATGTTAGAAGAAGGCTATGAAATGGGATTAAAATCGGGTGAGCTGCATTTATCTCATCGCTCGATGACCTTAAAAAAGTAA
- a CDS encoding DmsA/YnfE/YnfF family dimethyl sulfoxide reductase, with product MSVNNKQTNNNDAFEVTRRGFVKGSAALGALATVTSGLTLPFSKKAVAKETPAKTDERIVWSACTVNCGSRCPLRMHVVDGEIKWVETDNTGLDKFNDHHQVRACLRGRSMRRRVYNPDRLKYPLKRVGKRGEGKFKRISWDEALDTIANSLNDTIKNYGNDAIYLNYGTGTLGGTVTKSWDPGATLIARLMNLNGGYLNHYGDYSTAAIARMGDFFYGGWMDNNSIDDIQNADLAVFFGNNPAETRMSGGGQVHNLVEAQQKSNTRTIIIDPRYTDTAGGREDQWIPLRHGTDAALCAALAHVIITEGKADEDFLNTYCVGYDASTLPASAPKNASYKDYILGNGNDKTAKTPEWAAPITGIPAEDIIKLGREIGNANRVYITQGWGLQRAASGEQACKAIGMLSLLRGQVGLQGGGTGMREGSHGYPFQRFPRVENPVKASIPMFLWTDAIYRAHEMTDKTDGIRGVERLQNPIKFIWNYAGNCLINQHSDINRTHQILQDEKACEMIVVIDNHMTSSAKYADIILPDCTTSEQSDFCMDGAAGSMPYFIFASQAIKPRFECRPIYDMMSDLAKRLGLEQEFTEGRTQEEWLQWMYEQTVKQNNDPDLPDYDAMRKQGIYKKQFERPHVAYEDFRKDPKANPLATPSGKIEIYSEQLAEIAKEWVLGDDEYITPIAEYHPTFDGWDSPKRKQFPLQMTGFHYKARAHSTYGNVELLKAAAPQEIWMNPIDAESRGIKNGDLVLVTSEFGQLQVCAKVTPRIIPNTTALGEGAWYAPNRDGTDMNGSINVLTTARPTPLAKGNPSHTNLVEIKLLKSMGVKA from the coding sequence GTGTCAGTTAATAACAAACAGACAAATAACAACGACGCATTTGAAGTCACTCGTCGTGGCTTTGTGAAAGGTAGTGCAGCTTTAGGTGCATTAGCCACTGTCACGAGTGGATTAACGCTACCATTTAGTAAAAAAGCGGTTGCTAAAGAAACTCCAGCTAAAACTGACGAACGAATCGTTTGGTCAGCGTGTACGGTAAACTGCGGTAGTCGCTGTCCATTGCGTATGCATGTAGTCGATGGAGAAATTAAATGGGTTGAAACCGATAACACTGGTCTAGACAAATTCAATGATCACCACCAAGTACGTGCCTGTTTACGTGGCCGTTCAATGCGTCGTCGTGTTTATAATCCTGACCGTTTGAAATACCCACTAAAACGTGTAGGTAAACGTGGTGAAGGTAAATTCAAACGTATTAGCTGGGATGAAGCGCTAGATACCATTGCAAACAGTCTGAATGATACGATCAAAAATTACGGTAACGATGCTATTTACCTGAACTACGGTACAGGCACATTAGGTGGCACCGTGACGAAAAGTTGGGATCCAGGTGCGACGCTGATCGCGCGTTTAATGAATCTCAATGGTGGCTACTTAAACCATTATGGTGACTATTCAACCGCAGCGATCGCGCGTATGGGCGATTTCTTCTACGGCGGCTGGATGGATAATAACAGCATTGATGACATCCAAAATGCTGACTTAGCGGTGTTCTTTGGTAATAACCCAGCAGAAACTCGTATGTCTGGCGGTGGTCAAGTGCATAACTTGGTTGAAGCGCAGCAAAAAAGTAACACTCGCACCATCATCATTGACCCTCGTTATACTGATACTGCAGGCGGTCGTGAAGATCAATGGATTCCATTGCGTCACGGTACTGATGCCGCATTATGTGCTGCTCTGGCGCATGTGATCATTACCGAAGGCAAAGCAGACGAAGACTTCTTAAATACTTATTGTGTCGGTTATGACGCCAGCACTTTGCCGGCTTCAGCACCTAAAAATGCGAGCTACAAAGATTATATTTTAGGTAATGGTAACGATAAAACTGCCAAAACACCTGAGTGGGCGGCACCGATCACGGGGATTCCTGCGGAAGACATTATCAAGTTAGGTCGTGAGATCGGCAATGCAAACCGTGTTTACATTACTCAAGGTTGGGGCTTACAACGTGCTGCCAGCGGTGAGCAAGCGTGTAAAGCCATTGGTATGTTATCACTTTTACGTGGCCAAGTAGGTCTACAAGGTGGCGGTACGGGCATGCGTGAAGGTAGCCACGGTTACCCATTCCAACGTTTCCCTCGTGTTGAGAACCCAGTGAAAGCGTCTATCCCAATGTTCTTGTGGACGGATGCGATTTACCGCGCTCATGAAATGACCGACAAAACCGACGGCATTCGTGGGGTTGAGCGTCTACAAAATCCAATCAAGTTCATTTGGAACTATGCGGGTAACTGCTTGATAAATCAGCATTCTGACATCAACCGTACGCATCAGATCCTACAAGATGAAAAAGCGTGTGAAATGATTGTGGTGATTGATAACCACATGACCTCTTCTGCTAAATACGCTGATATTATTCTGCCGGACTGTACTACGTCTGAGCAATCGGATTTCTGTATGGATGGTGCCGCAGGTTCTATGCCGTACTTCATTTTTGCTAGCCAAGCGATTAAACCGCGTTTCGAGTGTCGCCCAATTTACGACATGATGTCGGATCTGGCGAAGCGTTTAGGCTTGGAGCAAGAGTTCACAGAAGGCCGCACGCAAGAAGAGTGGCTGCAATGGATGTACGAGCAAACCGTTAAGCAAAATAATGATCCTGATTTACCGGATTATGATGCGATGCGTAAACAAGGTATCTATAAGAAGCAATTTGAGCGTCCACATGTGGCGTATGAAGACTTCCGTAAAGATCCAAAAGCCAATCCATTAGCCACGCCGTCTGGGAAAATCGAAATTTACTCAGAACAATTGGCTGAGATTGCGAAAGAATGGGTACTAGGAGACGATGAATACATCACTCCGATTGCAGAATATCATCCAACTTTTGATGGTTGGGATTCACCAAAACGTAAACAATTCCCTCTACAAATGACGGGTTTCCACTATAAAGCTCGCGCGCACTCCACTTACGGTAACGTAGAGTTGTTGAAAGCAGCTGCGCCTCAGGAAATTTGGATGAACCCAATTGATGCAGAATCTCGTGGCATCAAGAACGGCGATTTAGTGTTAGTCACCAGTGAATTTGGTCAATTGCAAGTGTGTGCCAAAGTGACACCACGCATTATTCCAAATACCACGGCATTGGGTGAAGGCGCATGGTATGCCCCTAACCGCGATGGTACGGACATGAACGGTTCTATCAACGTGTTGACGACGGCTCGTCCAACGCCTTTAGCAAAAGGAAATCCATCACACACTAACCTTGTAGAAATTAAGCTATTGAAAAGCATGGGAGTAAAAGCATGA
- a CDS encoding dimethyl sulfoxide reductase anchor subunit family protein: MHFVELPLVVFTVLAQCAVGAYLLITTRLACVNDEAKLNDIAIKSLFFVLGFMAIGFGASTSHLGSPLRAFNSLNRVGASGLSNEILTGSLFFGLAGMYWLAEVLTALGKAWFGKTIRTALRYLGAISGVIFMAAMIKVYLINTVPLWDTIYTPLNFTFTVITAGLLFGYVLLNAFNGSTIKANKIIAIVGILLIAVHYIVLIAQVLDFSTVVTSVHQGVTELQAHSSMIMTQCVLMLIAAVLWAVSAHQTNNKVRFYSILAVVALIAAEIFSRAVFYGLHFTYGLI, translated from the coding sequence ATGCATTTTGTTGAATTACCATTAGTGGTCTTTACTGTCTTAGCTCAGTGTGCAGTTGGCGCTTATTTATTGATCACGACCCGTTTAGCTTGTGTGAACGATGAAGCCAAACTCAATGATATTGCAATCAAAAGCCTATTTTTTGTATTAGGTTTTATGGCGATTGGTTTTGGTGCGTCGACTTCTCACTTAGGGAGCCCGTTACGTGCATTTAACTCATTAAACCGTGTTGGTGCTTCTGGGTTATCTAACGAGATCTTAACCGGTTCTTTATTCTTTGGTTTAGCCGGAATGTACTGGCTTGCCGAAGTCCTTACCGCGTTAGGTAAAGCGTGGTTTGGCAAAACCATCCGTACTGCTTTACGTTATCTTGGTGCGATTTCTGGTGTGATCTTTATGGCCGCTATGATTAAGGTGTACCTAATCAATACTGTGCCGTTATGGGATACCATTTATACACCACTGAACTTCACCTTTACCGTGATCACGGCGGGGCTACTGTTTGGTTACGTGTTGTTGAATGCGTTCAATGGCAGCACCATTAAAGCCAATAAAATCATTGCTATCGTGGGCATCCTATTAATTGCGGTTCATTACATTGTGTTGATTGCACAAGTACTTGATTTCTCAACTGTGGTGACGTCTGTGCATCAAGGTGTGACCGAGTTACAAGCTCACTCAAGCATGATCATGACGCAATGTGTATTGATGTTGATTGCCGCAGTTTTGTGGGCGGTTTCTGCTCATCAAACTAATAATAAAGTGCGTTTTTATAGCATTTTGGCGGTTGTTGCACTGATCGCTGCGGAAATCTTCAGTCGTGCGGTGTTCTATGGTTTGCACTTCACTTATGGTTTGATTTAA
- a CDS encoding DUF748 domain-containing protein yields MPLALKNAYAKFKQAPLALRITSYLLLAYGCYAIILGLIVPATLQSQAPKQLSALLGRDVHIQQIRINPFLLRVRVTGFDIQEQNTTDAFVKFDKLDLQIGFWKSLLSLAPTIEHFYLVKPHVTIARLNNQSEFNFSDIINTLAANASQQPETVQTTEDKPGLPAIHAQDIQLTQGQFEYRDQPTGAHLQYQGLDLHLPQLDSQALTIIKPAATSDTQQANVPPTKAQQSDITQSINQFDLKLTGPDNGALSLKGQFQLAPFALQGKLDLTHITLARFWPFAEKELKAKLTHGQLDFSTQFELKQDDQALNFSTQQGQFALRHLEFSDQQAPKIKLPLLSVNNIALDSQQQTINIQSLQLDGLWIDSVLTKQGLDLQGLFVPTTAATSTPTDNSTSTKAVASSDSASDASSKAATANDKTIASSPAPATAPTWVVHLHQFDMQNTDIHVNERMVSNGVNWRIYPLSLTTQDIYSDLRSPIDYQVDVTVNSWLKAEPKNTRGSLSSSGKVDAKALTAQGQIALTNLDLSQLQTYLDPYLNVQLRSGKLSTKGEFSADSKGHALYKGSAQLSNLNIRDKVEYQPLVKWSNMAINSLSFDQAKNALNINTITFTAPYGKVLIDKNRQTNIGNLVKPQPASSSKATSRQPASKPMKVYVGQIRMNNGSAYFADYSLPTSFQSGIESISGYVRNISSTPGTKATVDIKGKINKYAPVTLKGAINPLIKNPYLDLDLIFKSVELTSVNPYSGTYAGYYIDKGQLSLDLKYQLENNQLVGDNHLVIDQLQLGEPSDSDLATGLPLKLAIALLQDQNGVIDLGMQVSGDVNDPDFSVGGIVLKALTNVITKAVTAPFSLLAGLAGSDEELNHVPYAAGHSDLSPKAKEQLATLAKALLDRPQLTISITGAVDAATDSRALAETKLQQQLLLDSGLDALPEEASASTIAKNEDLTDSLEDLYEEQLKKDVGDEEDKIEQQLKAESADGKVNSEQRQTALHISLYNQLVDAQTISQDDLGNLAEERAGNIKAYLVDEQQLNPERLFILDSKTKLITDSQGAELTIDAK; encoded by the coding sequence ATGCCACTCGCTCTAAAAAATGCTTATGCGAAATTTAAGCAAGCTCCACTCGCGCTACGAATTACCAGCTATTTATTACTCGCCTATGGTTGCTATGCCATTATTCTTGGCCTTATCGTTCCCGCAACCCTTCAATCACAAGCTCCAAAACAATTAAGTGCTTTACTCGGCCGTGATGTCCATATTCAACAAATTCGTATTAACCCATTTTTATTGCGTGTTCGAGTCACAGGGTTTGATATTCAAGAGCAAAACACAACTGATGCCTTTGTAAAGTTTGACAAATTAGACCTTCAAATTGGCTTCTGGAAAAGCTTGTTAAGCCTTGCGCCCACTATTGAGCATTTTTACTTAGTGAAGCCTCACGTCACGATCGCTCGTCTTAATAATCAATCTGAGTTCAATTTTTCAGACATCATTAACACACTGGCGGCCAATGCAAGCCAGCAACCAGAAACAGTGCAAACCACAGAAGACAAACCCGGCCTACCTGCTATTCATGCCCAAGATATCCAACTCACTCAAGGACAATTTGAATATCGAGATCAACCAACTGGGGCTCATTTACAATACCAAGGCTTAGACCTTCACCTACCACAATTAGACTCTCAAGCGCTCACGATTATTAAGCCGGCCGCGACATCGGATACACAGCAAGCTAATGTTCCACCAACCAAGGCGCAGCAAAGCGATATCACCCAATCAATTAACCAATTTGATTTAAAATTAACCGGCCCAGATAACGGCGCACTGAGCTTAAAAGGTCAATTCCAACTGGCACCGTTTGCCCTTCAAGGTAAGCTGGATTTAACTCACATTACGTTGGCGCGCTTTTGGCCTTTTGCTGAAAAAGAACTCAAAGCGAAGCTGACTCATGGTCAATTGGATTTCTCCACTCAATTTGAATTAAAACAAGACGATCAAGCACTTAACTTTTCAACGCAACAAGGCCAATTTGCTCTACGTCATCTAGAGTTTAGTGACCAACAAGCGCCTAAAATCAAGCTACCTTTATTAAGCGTCAATAACATTGCTTTAGATAGCCAGCAACAAACCATCAATATCCAAAGCCTTCAATTAGATGGTTTATGGATTGACAGTGTGCTCACCAAACAAGGTCTTGATCTGCAAGGGTTGTTTGTGCCAACCACAGCGGCCACTTCCACTCCGACTGACAACTCCACATCAACAAAAGCAGTGGCAAGCAGTGACTCCGCTTCTGATGCCTCAAGTAAAGCCGCCACCGCTAACGATAAAACTATTGCGAGCTCTCCCGCGCCAGCCACAGCGCCAACCTGGGTTGTTCACTTGCATCAATTTGATATGCAAAATACCGATATTCATGTGAATGAACGCATGGTGAGTAATGGCGTGAACTGGCGAATTTATCCGTTGTCCTTGACTACGCAAGATATCTATAGCGATTTACGCTCTCCAATTGATTATCAAGTGGATGTGACCGTCAACTCTTGGCTAAAAGCAGAGCCTAAAAATACCCGTGGTTCACTGAGCAGCTCAGGAAAAGTCGATGCCAAAGCGCTAACTGCCCAAGGACAAATTGCACTGACAAATCTCGATTTAAGCCAACTGCAAACCTATCTTGACCCATATTTAAATGTACAATTACGCAGTGGTAAATTAAGTACAAAGGGTGAGTTTAGTGCCGATAGCAAAGGCCACGCGCTTTATAAAGGTAGCGCTCAATTAAGCAACCTAAACATTCGCGATAAAGTGGAATATCAGCCATTGGTAAAATGGTCCAACATGGCCATCAATAGCCTGTCGTTTGATCAAGCGAAGAATGCTCTGAACATTAATACCATCACTTTTACCGCCCCTTACGGAAAAGTCTTAATTGATAAAAATCGTCAAACCAACATTGGTAACTTGGTGAAACCGCAACCAGCAAGTTCATCCAAAGCAACTTCTCGTCAACCTGCCAGCAAGCCGATGAAAGTTTATGTTGGGCAAATTCGCATGAATAATGGTTCCGCCTACTTTGCCGATTACTCTCTTCCTACAAGCTTCCAATCAGGCATTGAATCCATTTCAGGTTATGTGCGTAATATCTCATCAACCCCAGGCACCAAAGCCACGGTTGATATCAAAGGTAAAATCAATAAATACGCACCCGTAACCTTAAAAGGTGCAATTAACCCATTGATTAAAAACCCATATTTAGATTTGGATTTAATCTTTAAGAGCGTTGAATTGACCTCGGTTAACCCTTATTCAGGCACCTATGCTGGTTACTACATTGATAAAGGCCAGCTCTCACTGGATTTAAAATACCAATTAGAAAACAACCAATTAGTGGGCGATAACCATTTAGTGATCGACCAATTACAACTTGGCGAACCGAGTGATTCTGATCTCGCTACAGGCTTACCTTTAAAACTCGCCATTGCCCTATTACAAGACCAAAACGGCGTGATTGATTTAGGTATGCAAGTCTCTGGCGATGTCAATGATCCCGATTTCAGCGTCGGTGGGATTGTCTTAAAAGCCTTAACTAACGTGATCACGAAAGCCGTAACGGCACCGTTCTCATTATTAGCAGGTCTAGCGGGTAGCGATGAAGAACTCAACCATGTTCCTTATGCCGCTGGTCATTCCGATTTATCACCTAAAGCCAAAGAGCAATTAGCCACCTTAGCCAAAGCACTCTTAGATCGCCCACAACTGACCATCAGCATCACCGGTGCCGTCGATGCGGCTACCGATAGCCGAGCTTTAGCAGAAACTAAACTACAGCAACAGCTTTTATTAGATAGTGGTTTAGATGCGCTTCCAGAAGAGGCCTCAGCCAGTACCATAGCTAAAAATGAAGATTTAACCGACAGCCTTGAAGATCTTTATGAAGAGCAACTGAAAAAAGACGTTGGAGATGAAGAAGATAAAATTGAGCAACAACTCAAGGCAGAAAGTGCCGATGGTAAAGTGAATTCAGAGCAACGACAAACGGCGCTCCACATCAGCCTTTATAACCAACTAGTAGATGCACAAACCATCAGCCAAGACGATCTCGGTAACTTAGCTGAAGAACGTGCTGGCAATATCAAAGCTTACTTAGTAGATGAACAGCAATTAAACCCTGAACGCTTATTCATCTTAGACAGCAAAACCAAATTGATCACGGATAGCCAAGGCGCCGAATTAACCATTGATGCGAAGTGA
- the napF gene encoding ferredoxin-type protein NapF yields MSISRNKDQQPQLSRRALFTGLTQRAQQSLEVQETVQRTIPRPPNAVDEDIFTRLCNQCGECEKSCPESVIRLEHGFPTLDLEYSHCSLCGQCQNVCPTPALSHTQQDIGLRARVAETCINAYGFCDACQNSCPSQALEWRDGQRPSINNDQCSGCGVCQSDCYLGAIHLIPR; encoded by the coding sequence ATGTCAATATCTCGCAATAAAGACCAACAGCCGCAGCTGAGCCGGAGAGCCTTATTCACCGGCTTAACTCAGCGTGCTCAGCAATCGCTAGAAGTGCAAGAGACGGTACAAAGAACCATCCCTCGCCCGCCGAATGCCGTCGATGAAGATATTTTCACCCGCTTATGCAACCAATGTGGTGAGTGCGAAAAATCGTGTCCAGAATCGGTCATTCGCCTTGAACATGGCTTTCCAACTCTCGATTTAGAATACTCACATTGCAGCTTATGTGGCCAATGCCAAAACGTATGCCCCACCCCGGCGCTGAGTCATACCCAGCAAGATATTGGATTGCGGGCAAGGGTTGCTGAAACCTGCATCAATGCTTACGGCTTTTGTGATGCCTGCCAAAACAGCTGTCCTTCCCAAGCTTTAGAATGGCGAGATGGCCAGCGCCCAAGCATTAACAATGATCAGTGTTCTGGTTGTGGGGTATGTCAATCTGATTGTTATCTTGGGGCAATTCACCTTATTCCTCGTTGA
- a CDS encoding molecular chaperone TorD family protein — MPYQEHALISKVLGALLYFHPSEYAAHGIDQILTFTLPNQENSPLLVTFSQLVEQFRTTNSASLSETHDEFFSGIADMPVPPWGSVYLDRECVLFGESTSEYKQFLTQHGFEFETQKNDPLDHIGLMMMTLGEILASQEDETPSDELTELLGTHMLPWTQHYCAQIQPLLKDTAYASAMALTQSLLVQLTSSLAIQIKPRQIYFNVNISQ; from the coding sequence ATGCCTTATCAAGAACACGCTTTAATTTCTAAAGTCCTTGGCGCATTGCTGTATTTTCACCCTTCTGAATACGCCGCTCATGGCATTGACCAAATCTTAACCTTTACTCTGCCAAATCAAGAAAATAGTCCTCTACTTGTGACCTTTTCGCAGCTAGTTGAGCAATTTAGAACCACAAACTCCGCCTCATTAAGCGAAACTCATGATGAATTCTTCTCAGGAATTGCTGATATGCCGGTGCCACCTTGGGGCTCAGTGTATTTAGATCGTGAATGTGTGTTATTTGGTGAGTCCACATCTGAATATAAACAATTTCTTACTCAGCATGGTTTTGAATTTGAAACCCAAAAAAATGATCCTTTGGATCACATTGGTTTAATGATGATGACATTAGGCGAAATCCTAGCGTCACAAGAAGACGAAACGCCCTCAGATGAATTAACGGAGTTATTAGGCACGCACATGTTGCCTTGGACACAACATTATTGCGCTCAAATTCAGCCTTTACTTAAAGACACCGCTTATGCCTCCGCCATGGCCTTAACGCAATCGTTGTTAGTACAATTAACATCCAGCTTAGCGATCCAAATTAAACCAAGACAGATTTATTTTAATGTCAATATCTCGCAATAA
- a CDS encoding DMSO/selenate family reductase complex B subunit, whose amino-acid sequence MSVAASTGVKKQYGFYIDSSKCTGCKTCQLSCKDNKDLDVKRNFRRIYEYVGGNWSENNGVYRQDVYSYYLSIACNHCSNPACTKVCPSGAMHKRDEDGLVVVNEDVCIGCKYCHMACPYGAPQYSEEKGHMTKCDGCHERVAEGLMPICVDSCPLRAIEFGDINELRAKYGNNADCAPLPDSRLTSPNLIVKLNPNAKPLGDTSGFLQNPKEVI is encoded by the coding sequence ATGAGTGTAGCAGCATCGACTGGAGTCAAGAAACAATACGGTTTCTATATTGATTCAAGCAAATGTACAGGCTGCAAAACTTGCCAGCTTTCGTGCAAAGACAATAAAGATTTGGACGTGAAACGTAATTTCCGTCGTATCTATGAATACGTTGGTGGTAATTGGTCTGAGAACAACGGCGTTTATCGTCAAGATGTGTACTCTTACTACTTATCGATTGCGTGTAACCATTGTTCAAATCCGGCTTGTACCAAAGTATGTCCATCAGGTGCCATGCATAAGCGTGATGAAGATGGCTTGGTTGTGGTCAACGAAGATGTTTGTATTGGTTGTAAATATTGCCACATGGCTTGCCCATACGGCGCACCACAATACAGCGAAGAAAAAGGTCACATGACCAAATGTGATGGTTGTCATGAGCGCGTTGCTGAAGGCTTGATGCCAATTTGTGTCGATTCATGCCCATTACGTGCGATTGAATTTGGTGACATTAACGAGTTGCGTGCTAAATACGGTAACAACGCCGATTGTGCGCCATTACCTGACTCTCGTTTAACCAGCCCGAACTTGATCGTTAAGTTAAACCCCAATGCTAAGCCATTAGGCGATACCTCTGGCTTCTTACAAAATCCGAAGGAGGTAATCTAA